DNA from Pochonia chlamydosporia 170 chromosome Unknown PCv3seq00009, whole genome shotgun sequence:
ACAGCACCCGCATGGCCCATGATCTTCCCCCTCGGCGCCGTCTGTCCCGCCACCATCGCAACAATCGGCTTCGGATTTTTAGTCGTCCTTCTATACGCTGCAATCATCTCCGCCGCACGGAGTTCCTGCTCGCCGCCAATCTCGCCAATCACAATAATACCCTCCGTTTCGTCATGCTCAAAAAACACCTTCAGTGAATCGACAATCGTGGTGCCTACACATGTCAGGTCATCTTAAACAATATTTGACGATACGATATGTGAAACGCACCTGGCATGGGATCACCACCCACGGCAATCACAAAACTCTGTCCCAGGCCTGCTGCCGTAGTCGATCCAACAGCCTCGTAGCTTAGCGTTCCGGACTTGGAGACAATCCCCACGCAGCCACGTTTATATTGCCGAAAGGGCATGATCCCCACGCGGCATTGATCCGGGGCGATGATGCCGGGACAGTTTGGGCCGACTAGTCGTGATTTACTCTGCGTTCGGAGGACGTCCTGTACGCGGAGGAGGTCGTGGACGGGGATGTGTTCCGCTACGGATACTACCACCGGGACTTCTGCCTCTATTGCTTcgatgatggctttggcggcgaATTGGGCGGGCACGAATACCGCGCTGACGTGGGGTTTTACTTGGTCCATTGCCTGGTTGTGTTAAAGAGTGTTATGAGGTATGGGTATCGGGAGCGTACCTCTTTTACGGTCCCGAAGACGGGGAGGTCGAGGTGCGTcttgccgcctttgccgGGTGATACGCCGCCCACGACCTTTGTGCCGTACGAGATTGTGTCTTTGGCATTGGACGTAGCCTGGGTATTGTCAGTGTTGATACCTTGTGGATGGTGGGTAACATACCGCTTGGCCGGTGAAGCCTGTGACATTATTagctgtgtttgtgtggGATGTGAGGGGACGTACCTTGGTAGATGATGCGTGTGTCGCCATTTATGTGTCGGAGGTTGTCTATTGTGCTTTCATAATCTGCTGATCGGGCTGAGGATGTGGAAAATGCATGAAGGCTTTGAGAATGGCGCGTGCCAAAGCGTGAAATGCGCGCCAACATGACAGTGCTGTGAGAAGTTAGCAATTGTTTCATGACTTGGAATGTGGGAATTATGAGTATTACATTTGTTTGAATACCAATTGGCATTGTCTGATGCCAATTGAGTAGATGATTGAGagcaatcaattgatgatgAGACGTGGATGTGCCCGGTTATAAGGCCTCGGCAATGAGCAACCCCGCCACGTTACCGGCTACTTGATCTTCACTCACAATATCAACTTCTCATCTCAACCGCATGGTCATAGAGTTTATTTAAACGCCAATTAACAAATAAAACCACAAACCAGTCCCAAGTATCCTACTAATCTATGTAAAGTATCTAAAAAAACCGCCAAATCGAATCCGCCGCCTTCCCGCTCTTAAACCGACTATACGCCCTGCACACCGgccacagcaccagcatcatcaccgcccaAAACCCAAAATACCCAAACAAATTATCAATCCCCCTCGTCTTGGACGGGTCCATCGGATCAGGAACATCCGTCTCGTGCCCAAACACCGCCACGGCGAGGATGCCGAACCCAAAGAGCGCGAGCATATGCACAATGTAGAAGAAGAGGGCGCTGGTTCCAAAGTCCAACAACATGGTGAAGCGCTTGGCTATCCGTGGGGGGATGGCGGTGAAGACGGCCAGGAGGAGCAGGTTCCCTGCCATGGTGAGTGCGAAGAATGCCACGTCGGGGGGGTACTTGACGACGTAGAAGAAGGATGCGAGGGACGCGAGGTACGGGTTCTGATGGGGGCGGTTCGCTTGGTCGGGCGTTTGGAGACAGTTTTCTGATAGGTTGCCGATGTGGAGGACGCGcgtgaggatgaagaggattgAGAAGACGATTGCGCCGAGGATGTGGCCCATGACGGAGGCTTGACGACTCCATGGTCTGGCGGTCATGATGCGCGCGTAGAGCATACCCAGGATTGCGAATGATAGCCATGCCATCGGGGGGAAACCTGACATGATGTGTGTTCCTGGCTCCATGATGACCCAGAACCAGACGCGGAGAAGGGGGTTGGAAGGACTTGTCAGTGTCGAGACGTTCTTTTTATCTGTGGAACAGACGCCGCCATCGTCACTAAGCCAGATATTCCAAAAGATAGTAACCACACTCAACACCGCGAGCAACACATTGTGAATACTCCACGACAAGAACGCATCATACGATTCCGTCGTCCGCGACGCTTCCCTCTCCCTCAGCAAAGGCTGcgaaacaccatcatcgtcactaTCCTCCGTCGTCTCCCCAGCAtccttcctcgtcctcgcaATAGCCCCCGCGAGCAACACCTCCGTCTTACTGATACCCAGCCACAGCAGGCCCGCGAGCAGATAATCCACCGCCAGGGAAAACAGCACCGCATTCATAAACCACAGCTGTCCCCCCGTGACAAGAAACCCAAAAGCAATCGTCACGGCTGTCAAAACCACACTCCGCACGGCAAAGTACCGAGCCAGCCGGGCGGGCGACCAGCCAAGCTTTGTGCGCGATCTCCCGAGATATACGACGCCCATGCCGAGAAGGAACGTGAACCCCGAGCCGCAGAGGTGTGTGAGCGTGCGCACAATGTACGCGGTGGTGAAGTTCCAGTTGCGGACGATTTGGCCATCTGCCTCGGCGACGCGGCCtgttccatgttcccatGTGTGAAGGGCGAGTGCGGCGTGGTCAAAGGCCATGATCATCATGAGAAGACCGCGGAGGAGGTCTGGCGCCAGGGCTCGCGTGCTTGATTTGCCTCCCGAAGAAGGAATTCCTGCTCGGCCGTTTGAGGTGTTGTACCCGGGGAACGAATCGTATCGGTAGCCATTGTCGGTACGGTTGATGCGTGTCTCACTGGTTGTGTCGCTATTgggtgtggtgttgttgtcgcAGATTCGGTTCGTCGGGTGTGCGACGTTGCCGTTGGAACTCGccattggtgctgctgcaCCGTTGAGTTTCAACGGTCAGATTAAGTTTGAGTTATGACGAGCAGGAAAGGTAGATGTCATCAACAGCCGGTCGCATCTTTTGAATGGAAAACTTTTGAGAAAATAATGTCCATGGGCGTGCATCCCTTTTACCCTGCCTGCTAGCGGATTGTTTAGTTATCCAGCTGCTAGTTTGGGAATTTGGACAATGAATCCCGAGTCCCGACATGGTCATagtcatggtcatggtcatggtcatggaatCCGCTTCAAACTCCGCAAGGCACCATCTTGCCCACGGGAGGAGCACCCGATGTCAGATTAGTGACTAGTCTCCGCCTGGGGCTCAAGATCAATGATTCAATGTCCACTGTATTCAGTTCATTGTTTTTAGTTGGTCCATCTTGTGGGCTGGTGGTCAAACAGCCACTTCTGACGGGTCGTCGGAGTCAGTCATTACGTCGGTGCTTGGTAAGCTGATAGGATTTGATGGGATCATTCATGGGATGCGCCCGAGGGTCCCGAAGACGTGGAACTGAGCGAGAAATGTGGTTCAGTTGATTATAATATGATTGCACAGTTAATGCATTTGATTTGTTACGATCAGTGAGTCCATTTTCTGGTGGCACATTCCTTTACGACCAGCTTCCATGTCGTTCAGTAGAATCAGTGCTCGCAGTGGTAACTTCGCTATGCGGCCATTATGCTTCTGCACAACGTGGCCGGCCACATTCATGTCTATTCTTGGCGATGTCGGAAATATGATAAAATGCAAGTTGCTCTTGTACAAAAATGTCAAGTATTTGTTACCATGTAATGTAGTTCACCGTTCACCACCGCAAACGGCGCAAGTTTTAGTTCTAGCTTGCTTCCCACTCCGCTTCCCCAGGTATACCAAAACCATTCATTGAGATTTTCAACGttagattttttttttcggtCGCGACGTAATAAAGACCACGACCATACATTGTGTTACTAACTCGGCGTATTGCAATTGCTGGTGGTTTCTCACAGCTGGATACTGGCCTTTTGTGAAGGACACACGCAGTGTCTTGTATGacatgatggcaacaaagtCGTTTGACAGGACTAGCCTAATGGCGATCTAATGGCTGAGGACTCTAGTGAGCTGGCTGCCGATAGCCGAATGAATTACTTCGATTGATCAATGCCCAGAGGAAGTTTCGAAAGACGATTGGGCGGCCATGTGGTCACTCTCAGTTACGGCTGTAAGGGAGCTCGGAGACTTCTGGTTTCGTCGAAATGCAAGAAAATGCTGTGAAGTTAAACCACTTTAAACTTTCAATGTTACCCATCAAGGCAGAAAAACATATGTTGAGGGCTTCTGTTTCACTGTTTGGCTGCTGGGTGATACACATGCATGCCTGGAACAGACGTGTCGCGCTCTACCATTTTATTACGCTGACTAGTTAACTTCTGTTTACAAGATGCGATATCTAGAGTTAGCTTCAGTGTTTGCCGTTCGGGAGCAAAGATGATAAAGCCAATCGGgacattgacaacttgatcCTTTCAGCATGTGAGATTAGCACAAGCGAGATTCAGCTATGGTTTACTGGTGGTATCTTGGAGCCCAAGCACAGCATTTCAGAGTTTCACAAAGTACCAGCTAATTAGATGGCTACCAGAAATGAAAGCACTCATCAATAGTCTTCCATTTACTCTGTACGCTCTgccgacgaagatgatgcgaCGGGTACAACGAAGGATGTCGCCCTAAGTGGTACGAACAACCACAGGAGGACTCAACTACTTTAACAGAACTAAACAGTTACCACGACTCATTATCATATATTTTGGGATCTGGATCCACTCCTATAGTTTAAATTACCGATTGCTGTCTCCAGGATCCCCTAGAGATTCGGCTATAATGACCGCATCCTCACCACAGTGTGAGCGGCTGCAATGACAGTAATACGATGAATGGAAATATGTTTGGTGACACTGCCAACCCCCTATAGAATGTTGTCTTGGTATACCAACAATTATTGAGGCCTTGGAACACCTTCCGCCTTACATGCAGGGCACGGTGGCTGATTTAGCCAGAAGCATTCAACCAACAACCTGAATGCATGCATGTCATGCAAAGAATACGAAGCCGCTCCCTCCAATCACGTTTCCACCGCAAGCATTGTAGCTCACAATTGGGTCTACCAGAGTCCACTCAATTGAGTGTAACATGATTCTTTTCATGAGGGCAGATCCAGCGGCGATTTTCAACTAACCATTCACCAGCACATACTCATCCCATCACACCAACCAGTACCGCAGCATCAAGACAGCGAAAATGGATAACCAGACTCAGACCTTGCCTCTGGAAGCACACTGGAAACCAGCTATTCCGGGACTGTTCGCTCCAGTTCCAGAGAAAAATGCCGGCAAATATGGTCGCAATGCGAACAACAGCCAGAAAACGTGCTCCAAACAAACCACAGCATTCTTCAAGGACAGTATTCTGCGGGTTAGAGAGAGGAATCAGAGGTGAACGACTCACTGCCTTTGGCATTACACTACGCTGCACGCACTAATCAACGCAGACAAAGCGAGGCTCAAAAAAGACTGCAGGAACCAAACATCAGCCAAGAAAGGCGAGGTCAGATCTGGTCC
Protein-coding regions in this window:
- a CDS encoding succinate-CoA ligase (alpha subunit) (similar to Metarhizium acridum CQMa 102 XP_007808832.1), with product MASSNGNVAHPTNRICDNNTTPNSDTTSETRINRTDNGYRYDSFPGYNTSNGRAGIPSSGGKSSTRALAPDLLRGLLMMIMAFDHAALALHTWEHGTGRVAEADGQIVRNWNFTTAYIVRTLTHLCGSGFTFLLGMGVVYLGRSRTKLGWSPARLARYFAVRSVVLTAVTIAFGFLVTGGQLWFMNAVLFSLAVDYLLAGLLWLGISKTEVLLAGAIARTRKDAGETTEDSDDDGVSQPLLREREASRTTESYDAFLSWSIHNVLLAVLSVVTIFWNIWLSDDGGVCSTDKKNVSTLTSPSNPLLRVWFWVIMEPGTHIMSGFPPMAWLSFAILGMLYARIMTARPWSRQASVMGHILGAIVFSILFILTRVLHIGNLSENCLQTPDQANRPHQNPYLASLASFFYVVKYPPDVAFFALTMAGNLLLLAVFTAIPPRIAKRFTMLLDFGTSALFFYIVHMLALFGFGILAVAVFGHETDVPDPMDPSKTRGIDNLFGTVMLARISRFGTRHSQSLHAFSTSSARSADYESTIDNLRHINGDTRIIYQGFTGQAATSNAKDTISYGTKVVGGVSPGKGGKTHLDLPVFGTVKEAMDQVKPHVSAVFVPAQFAAKAIIEAIEAEVPVVVSVAEHIPVHDLLRVQDVLRTQSKSRLVGPNCPGIIAPDQCRVGIMPFRQYKRGCVGIVSKSGTLSYEAVGSTTAAGLGQSFVIAVGGDPMPGTTIVDSLKVFFEHDETEGIIVIGEIGGEQELRAAEMIAAYRRTTKNPKPIVAMVAGQTAPRGKIMGHAGAVLTARDVTAEEKARALREAGAVVVPHPGVMGVTMRELLGV